One genomic region from Lineus longissimus chromosome 6, tnLinLong1.2, whole genome shotgun sequence encodes:
- the LOC135489846 gene encoding sperm flagellar protein 1-like isoform X3 codes for MEAVDDEVLEDLYTWVDEIPLSRPKRNITRDFSDGVMAAELIKFYFPKLVEVHNYTPANATKQKEENWYLLNRKVLKKLNMELSEDVIRSIATNKPSTVERVLLIMRSKIDKILLSERNRQVGKGQYSDRPEADQGREMDGYLHQHHQSQHDQGSVSGQHARVSPNTKMPQPGARGLGIGSSHSQPHKFIAGPSKMSHPHHHVTPRANITKAQATSYTSDFVPRLIFEEKSQECLAKEETISILQAKIRRLEHLLHLKDIRIDDLTCRLEQLRPTNQHLGSPTAVRKKASNYGGNN; via the exons ATGGAGGCGGTGGATGATGAAGTCCTTGAGGACCTGTACACTTGGGTTGATGAAATTCCCCTGTCCAGGCCAAAAAGGAACATCACCAGAGATTTCTCTGATGGGG TTATGGCCGCTGAGCTCATCAAGTTTTACTTCCCAAAACTTGTGGAAGTGCATAACTATACTCCCGCCAATGCGACTAAACAAAAAGAGGAAAACTGGTATTTGTTGAACAG aaaagtattaaagaagTTAAATATGGAACTCTCAGAGGATGTGATACGAAGCATTGCCACAAATAAGCCCTCCACAGTTGAACGTGTCTTACTCATTATGCGATCAAAGATTGACAAGATTCTCCTGTCCGAGCGGAATCGGCAGGTCGGCAAAGGGCAATACAGCGACCGACCAGAGGCGGACCAGGGACGAGAGATGGATGGGTATTtgcatcaacatcatcagtcacAGCATGACCAAG GATCAGTATCAGGCCAACACGCTAGAGTCAGTCCAAATACCAAGATGCCACAGCCGGGAGCTCGAGGACTTGG GATCGGATCAAGCCACAGTCAACCTCATAAGTTTATTGCTGGTCCAAGTAAAATGTCGCATCCACATCATCATGTAACTCCGAG AGCAAACATTACAAAGGCCCAGGCTACGTCATACACATCTGATTTCGTCCCTAGGTTGATATTTGAGGAGAAGTCACAGGAATGTCTCGCCAAAGAAGAAACAATTAGT ATTCTACAAGCCAAGATCCGCCGGTTAGAACATCTCCTTCATCTCAAAGACATCAGGATAGACGATTTGACGTGCCGACTCGAACAGCTCCGGCCGACAAATCAACATCTAGGAAGTCCTACAGCAGTGCGGAAAAAGGCGTCAAATTACGGAGGAAATAACTGA
- the LOC135489846 gene encoding sperm flagellar protein 1-like isoform X4 yields the protein MEAVDDEVLEDLYTWVDEIPLSRPKRNITRDFSDGVMAAELIKFYFPKLVEVHNYTPANATKQKEENWYLLNRKVLKKLNMELSEDVIRSIATNKPSTVERVLLIMRSKIDKILLSERNRQVGKGQYSDRPEADQGREMDGYLHQHHQSQHDQGSVSGQHARVSPNTKMPQPGARGLGQPEYYQYRDEPNVIGSSHSQPHKFIAGPSKMSHPHHHVTPRLIFEEKSQECLAKEETISILQAKIRRLEHLLHLKDIRIDDLTCRLEQLRPTNQHLGSPTAVRKKASNYGGNN from the exons ATGGAGGCGGTGGATGATGAAGTCCTTGAGGACCTGTACACTTGGGTTGATGAAATTCCCCTGTCCAGGCCAAAAAGGAACATCACCAGAGATTTCTCTGATGGGG TTATGGCCGCTGAGCTCATCAAGTTTTACTTCCCAAAACTTGTGGAAGTGCATAACTATACTCCCGCCAATGCGACTAAACAAAAAGAGGAAAACTGGTATTTGTTGAACAG aaaagtattaaagaagTTAAATATGGAACTCTCAGAGGATGTGATACGAAGCATTGCCACAAATAAGCCCTCCACAGTTGAACGTGTCTTACTCATTATGCGATCAAAGATTGACAAGATTCTCCTGTCCGAGCGGAATCGGCAGGTCGGCAAAGGGCAATACAGCGACCGACCAGAGGCGGACCAGGGACGAGAGATGGATGGGTATTtgcatcaacatcatcagtcacAGCATGACCAAG GATCAGTATCAGGCCAACACGCTAGAGTCAGTCCAAATACCAAGATGCCACAGCCGGGAGCTCGAGGACTTGG TCAGCCAGAATATTATCAATATCGCGATGAGCCAAATGT GATCGGATCAAGCCACAGTCAACCTCATAAGTTTATTGCTGGTCCAAGTAAAATGTCGCATCCACATCATCATGTAACTCCGAG GTTGATATTTGAGGAGAAGTCACAGGAATGTCTCGCCAAAGAAGAAACAATTAGT ATTCTACAAGCCAAGATCCGCCGGTTAGAACATCTCCTTCATCTCAAAGACATCAGGATAGACGATTTGACGTGCCGACTCGAACAGCTCCGGCCGACAAATCAACATCTAGGAAGTCCTACAGCAGTGCGGAAAAAGGCGTCAAATTACGGAGGAAATAACTGA
- the LOC135489846 gene encoding sperm flagellar protein 1-like isoform X1, with product MEAVDDEVLEDLYTWVDEIPLSRPKRNITRDFSDGVMAAELIKFYFPKLVEVHNYTPANATKQKEENWYLLNRKVLKKLNMELSEDVIRSIATNKPSTVERVLLIMRSKIDKILLSERNRQVGKGQYSDRPEADQGREMDGYLHQHHQSQHDQGSVSGQHARVSPNTKMPQPGARGLGQPEYYQYRDEPNVIGSSHSQPHKFIAGPSKMSHPHHHVTPRANITKAQATSYTSDFVPRLIFEEKSQECLAKEETISILQAKIRRLEHLLHLKDIRIDDLTCRLEQLRPTNQHLGSPTAVRKKASNYGGNN from the exons ATGGAGGCGGTGGATGATGAAGTCCTTGAGGACCTGTACACTTGGGTTGATGAAATTCCCCTGTCCAGGCCAAAAAGGAACATCACCAGAGATTTCTCTGATGGGG TTATGGCCGCTGAGCTCATCAAGTTTTACTTCCCAAAACTTGTGGAAGTGCATAACTATACTCCCGCCAATGCGACTAAACAAAAAGAGGAAAACTGGTATTTGTTGAACAG aaaagtattaaagaagTTAAATATGGAACTCTCAGAGGATGTGATACGAAGCATTGCCACAAATAAGCCCTCCACAGTTGAACGTGTCTTACTCATTATGCGATCAAAGATTGACAAGATTCTCCTGTCCGAGCGGAATCGGCAGGTCGGCAAAGGGCAATACAGCGACCGACCAGAGGCGGACCAGGGACGAGAGATGGATGGGTATTtgcatcaacatcatcagtcacAGCATGACCAAG GATCAGTATCAGGCCAACACGCTAGAGTCAGTCCAAATACCAAGATGCCACAGCCGGGAGCTCGAGGACTTGG TCAGCCAGAATATTATCAATATCGCGATGAGCCAAATGT GATCGGATCAAGCCACAGTCAACCTCATAAGTTTATTGCTGGTCCAAGTAAAATGTCGCATCCACATCATCATGTAACTCCGAG AGCAAACATTACAAAGGCCCAGGCTACGTCATACACATCTGATTTCGTCCCTAGGTTGATATTTGAGGAGAAGTCACAGGAATGTCTCGCCAAAGAAGAAACAATTAGT ATTCTACAAGCCAAGATCCGCCGGTTAGAACATCTCCTTCATCTCAAAGACATCAGGATAGACGATTTGACGTGCCGACTCGAACAGCTCCGGCCGACAAATCAACATCTAGGAAGTCCTACAGCAGTGCGGAAAAAGGCGTCAAATTACGGAGGAAATAACTGA
- the LOC135489846 gene encoding sperm flagellar protein 1-like isoform X8 produces MEAVDDEVLEDLYTWVDEIPLSRPKRNITRDFSDGVMAAELIKFYFPKLVEVHNYTPANATKQKEENWYLLNRKVLKKLNMELSEDVIRSIATNKPSTVERVLLIMRSKIDKILLSERNRQVGKGQYSDRPEADQGREMDGYLHQHHQSQHDQGSVSGQHARVSPNTKMPQPGARGLGANITKAQATSYTSDFVPRLIFEEKSQECLAKEETISILQAKIRRLEHLLHLKDIRIDDLTCRLEQLRPTNQHLGSPTAVRKKASNYGGNN; encoded by the exons ATGGAGGCGGTGGATGATGAAGTCCTTGAGGACCTGTACACTTGGGTTGATGAAATTCCCCTGTCCAGGCCAAAAAGGAACATCACCAGAGATTTCTCTGATGGGG TTATGGCCGCTGAGCTCATCAAGTTTTACTTCCCAAAACTTGTGGAAGTGCATAACTATACTCCCGCCAATGCGACTAAACAAAAAGAGGAAAACTGGTATTTGTTGAACAG aaaagtattaaagaagTTAAATATGGAACTCTCAGAGGATGTGATACGAAGCATTGCCACAAATAAGCCCTCCACAGTTGAACGTGTCTTACTCATTATGCGATCAAAGATTGACAAGATTCTCCTGTCCGAGCGGAATCGGCAGGTCGGCAAAGGGCAATACAGCGACCGACCAGAGGCGGACCAGGGACGAGAGATGGATGGGTATTtgcatcaacatcatcagtcacAGCATGACCAAG GATCAGTATCAGGCCAACACGCTAGAGTCAGTCCAAATACCAAGATGCCACAGCCGGGAGCTCGAGGACTTGG AGCAAACATTACAAAGGCCCAGGCTACGTCATACACATCTGATTTCGTCCCTAGGTTGATATTTGAGGAGAAGTCACAGGAATGTCTCGCCAAAGAAGAAACAATTAGT ATTCTACAAGCCAAGATCCGCCGGTTAGAACATCTCCTTCATCTCAAAGACATCAGGATAGACGATTTGACGTGCCGACTCGAACAGCTCCGGCCGACAAATCAACATCTAGGAAGTCCTACAGCAGTGCGGAAAAAGGCGTCAAATTACGGAGGAAATAACTGA
- the LOC135489846 gene encoding sperm flagellar protein 1-like isoform X7, with translation MAAELIKFYFPKLVEVHNYTPANATKQKEENWYLLNRKVLKKLNMELSEDVIRSIATNKPSTVERVLLIMRSKIDKILLSERNRQVGKGQYSDRPEADQGREMDGYLHQHHQSQHDQGSVSGQHARVSPNTKMPQPGARGLGQPEYYQYRDEPNVIGSSHSQPHKFIAGPSKMSHPHHHVTPRANITKAQATSYTSDFVPRLIFEEKSQECLAKEETISILQAKIRRLEHLLHLKDIRIDDLTCRLEQLRPTNQHLGSPTAVRKKASNYGGNN, from the exons ATGGCCGCTGAGCTCATCAAGTTTTACTTCCCAAAACTTGTGGAAGTGCATAACTATACTCCCGCCAATGCGACTAAACAAAAAGAGGAAAACTGGTATTTGTTGAACAG aaaagtattaaagaagTTAAATATGGAACTCTCAGAGGATGTGATACGAAGCATTGCCACAAATAAGCCCTCCACAGTTGAACGTGTCTTACTCATTATGCGATCAAAGATTGACAAGATTCTCCTGTCCGAGCGGAATCGGCAGGTCGGCAAAGGGCAATACAGCGACCGACCAGAGGCGGACCAGGGACGAGAGATGGATGGGTATTtgcatcaacatcatcagtcacAGCATGACCAAG GATCAGTATCAGGCCAACACGCTAGAGTCAGTCCAAATACCAAGATGCCACAGCCGGGAGCTCGAGGACTTGG TCAGCCAGAATATTATCAATATCGCGATGAGCCAAATGT GATCGGATCAAGCCACAGTCAACCTCATAAGTTTATTGCTGGTCCAAGTAAAATGTCGCATCCACATCATCATGTAACTCCGAG AGCAAACATTACAAAGGCCCAGGCTACGTCATACACATCTGATTTCGTCCCTAGGTTGATATTTGAGGAGAAGTCACAGGAATGTCTCGCCAAAGAAGAAACAATTAGT ATTCTACAAGCCAAGATCCGCCGGTTAGAACATCTCCTTCATCTCAAAGACATCAGGATAGACGATTTGACGTGCCGACTCGAACAGCTCCGGCCGACAAATCAACATCTAGGAAGTCCTACAGCAGTGCGGAAAAAGGCGTCAAATTACGGAGGAAATAACTGA
- the LOC135489846 gene encoding sperm flagellar protein 1-like isoform X10: MEAVDDEVLEDLYTWVDEIPLSRPKRNITRDFSDGVMAAELIKFYFPKLVEVHNYTPANATKQKEENWYLLNRKVLKKLNMELSEDVIRSIATNKPSTVERVLLIMRSKIDKILLSERNRQVGKGQYSDRPEADQGREMDGYLHQHHQSQHDQGSVSGQHARVSPNTKMPQPGARGLGLIFEEKSQECLAKEETISILQAKIRRLEHLLHLKDIRIDDLTCRLEQLRPTNQHLGSPTAVRKKASNYGGNN, encoded by the exons ATGGAGGCGGTGGATGATGAAGTCCTTGAGGACCTGTACACTTGGGTTGATGAAATTCCCCTGTCCAGGCCAAAAAGGAACATCACCAGAGATTTCTCTGATGGGG TTATGGCCGCTGAGCTCATCAAGTTTTACTTCCCAAAACTTGTGGAAGTGCATAACTATACTCCCGCCAATGCGACTAAACAAAAAGAGGAAAACTGGTATTTGTTGAACAG aaaagtattaaagaagTTAAATATGGAACTCTCAGAGGATGTGATACGAAGCATTGCCACAAATAAGCCCTCCACAGTTGAACGTGTCTTACTCATTATGCGATCAAAGATTGACAAGATTCTCCTGTCCGAGCGGAATCGGCAGGTCGGCAAAGGGCAATACAGCGACCGACCAGAGGCGGACCAGGGACGAGAGATGGATGGGTATTtgcatcaacatcatcagtcacAGCATGACCAAG GATCAGTATCAGGCCAACACGCTAGAGTCAGTCCAAATACCAAGATGCCACAGCCGGGAGCTCGAGGACTTGG GTTGATATTTGAGGAGAAGTCACAGGAATGTCTCGCCAAAGAAGAAACAATTAGT ATTCTACAAGCCAAGATCCGCCGGTTAGAACATCTCCTTCATCTCAAAGACATCAGGATAGACGATTTGACGTGCCGACTCGAACAGCTCCGGCCGACAAATCAACATCTAGGAAGTCCTACAGCAGTGCGGAAAAAGGCGTCAAATTACGGAGGAAATAACTGA
- the LOC135489846 gene encoding sperm flagellar protein 1-like isoform X6, with product MEAVDDEVLEDLYTWVDEIPLSRPKRNITRDFSDGVMAAELIKFYFPKLVEVHNYTPANATKQKEENWYLLNRKVLKKLNMELSEDVIRSIATNKPSTVERVLLIMRSKIDKILLSERNRQVGKGQYSDRPEADQGREMDGYLHQHHQSQHDQGSVSGQHARVSPNTKMPQPGARGLGIGSSHSQPHKFIAGPSKMSHPHHHVTPRLIFEEKSQECLAKEETISILQAKIRRLEHLLHLKDIRIDDLTCRLEQLRPTNQHLGSPTAVRKKASNYGGNN from the exons ATGGAGGCGGTGGATGATGAAGTCCTTGAGGACCTGTACACTTGGGTTGATGAAATTCCCCTGTCCAGGCCAAAAAGGAACATCACCAGAGATTTCTCTGATGGGG TTATGGCCGCTGAGCTCATCAAGTTTTACTTCCCAAAACTTGTGGAAGTGCATAACTATACTCCCGCCAATGCGACTAAACAAAAAGAGGAAAACTGGTATTTGTTGAACAG aaaagtattaaagaagTTAAATATGGAACTCTCAGAGGATGTGATACGAAGCATTGCCACAAATAAGCCCTCCACAGTTGAACGTGTCTTACTCATTATGCGATCAAAGATTGACAAGATTCTCCTGTCCGAGCGGAATCGGCAGGTCGGCAAAGGGCAATACAGCGACCGACCAGAGGCGGACCAGGGACGAGAGATGGATGGGTATTtgcatcaacatcatcagtcacAGCATGACCAAG GATCAGTATCAGGCCAACACGCTAGAGTCAGTCCAAATACCAAGATGCCACAGCCGGGAGCTCGAGGACTTGG GATCGGATCAAGCCACAGTCAACCTCATAAGTTTATTGCTGGTCCAAGTAAAATGTCGCATCCACATCATCATGTAACTCCGAG GTTGATATTTGAGGAGAAGTCACAGGAATGTCTCGCCAAAGAAGAAACAATTAGT ATTCTACAAGCCAAGATCCGCCGGTTAGAACATCTCCTTCATCTCAAAGACATCAGGATAGACGATTTGACGTGCCGACTCGAACAGCTCCGGCCGACAAATCAACATCTAGGAAGTCCTACAGCAGTGCGGAAAAAGGCGTCAAATTACGGAGGAAATAACTGA
- the LOC135489846 gene encoding sperm flagellar protein 1-like isoform X9 — MEAVDDEVLEDLYTWVDEIPLSRPKRNITRDFSDGVMAAELIKFYFPKLVEVHNYTPANATKQKEENWYLLNRKVLKKLNMELSEDVIRSIATNKPSTVERVLLIMRSKIDKILLSERNRQVGKGQYSDRPEADQGREMDGYLHQHHQSQHDQGSVSGQHARVSPNTKMPQPGARGLGQPEYYQYRDEPNVLIFEEKSQECLAKEETISILQAKIRRLEHLLHLKDIRIDDLTCRLEQLRPTNQHLGSPTAVRKKASNYGGNN; from the exons ATGGAGGCGGTGGATGATGAAGTCCTTGAGGACCTGTACACTTGGGTTGATGAAATTCCCCTGTCCAGGCCAAAAAGGAACATCACCAGAGATTTCTCTGATGGGG TTATGGCCGCTGAGCTCATCAAGTTTTACTTCCCAAAACTTGTGGAAGTGCATAACTATACTCCCGCCAATGCGACTAAACAAAAAGAGGAAAACTGGTATTTGTTGAACAG aaaagtattaaagaagTTAAATATGGAACTCTCAGAGGATGTGATACGAAGCATTGCCACAAATAAGCCCTCCACAGTTGAACGTGTCTTACTCATTATGCGATCAAAGATTGACAAGATTCTCCTGTCCGAGCGGAATCGGCAGGTCGGCAAAGGGCAATACAGCGACCGACCAGAGGCGGACCAGGGACGAGAGATGGATGGGTATTtgcatcaacatcatcagtcacAGCATGACCAAG GATCAGTATCAGGCCAACACGCTAGAGTCAGTCCAAATACCAAGATGCCACAGCCGGGAGCTCGAGGACTTGG TCAGCCAGAATATTATCAATATCGCGATGAGCCAAATGT GTTGATATTTGAGGAGAAGTCACAGGAATGTCTCGCCAAAGAAGAAACAATTAGT ATTCTACAAGCCAAGATCCGCCGGTTAGAACATCTCCTTCATCTCAAAGACATCAGGATAGACGATTTGACGTGCCGACTCGAACAGCTCCGGCCGACAAATCAACATCTAGGAAGTCCTACAGCAGTGCGGAAAAAGGCGTCAAATTACGGAGGAAATAACTGA
- the LOC135489846 gene encoding sperm flagellar protein 1-like isoform X5, whose translation MEAVDDEVLEDLYTWVDEIPLSRPKRNITRDFSDGVMAAELIKFYFPKLVEVHNYTPANATKQKEENWYLLNRKVLKKLNMELSEDVIRSIATNKPSTVERVLLIMRSKIDKILLSERNRQVGKGQYSDRPEADQGREMDGYLHQHHQSQHDQGSVSGQHARVSPNTKMPQPGARGLGQPEYYQYRDEPNVANITKAQATSYTSDFVPRLIFEEKSQECLAKEETISILQAKIRRLEHLLHLKDIRIDDLTCRLEQLRPTNQHLGSPTAVRKKASNYGGNN comes from the exons ATGGAGGCGGTGGATGATGAAGTCCTTGAGGACCTGTACACTTGGGTTGATGAAATTCCCCTGTCCAGGCCAAAAAGGAACATCACCAGAGATTTCTCTGATGGGG TTATGGCCGCTGAGCTCATCAAGTTTTACTTCCCAAAACTTGTGGAAGTGCATAACTATACTCCCGCCAATGCGACTAAACAAAAAGAGGAAAACTGGTATTTGTTGAACAG aaaagtattaaagaagTTAAATATGGAACTCTCAGAGGATGTGATACGAAGCATTGCCACAAATAAGCCCTCCACAGTTGAACGTGTCTTACTCATTATGCGATCAAAGATTGACAAGATTCTCCTGTCCGAGCGGAATCGGCAGGTCGGCAAAGGGCAATACAGCGACCGACCAGAGGCGGACCAGGGACGAGAGATGGATGGGTATTtgcatcaacatcatcagtcacAGCATGACCAAG GATCAGTATCAGGCCAACACGCTAGAGTCAGTCCAAATACCAAGATGCCACAGCCGGGAGCTCGAGGACTTGG TCAGCCAGAATATTATCAATATCGCGATGAGCCAAATGT AGCAAACATTACAAAGGCCCAGGCTACGTCATACACATCTGATTTCGTCCCTAGGTTGATATTTGAGGAGAAGTCACAGGAATGTCTCGCCAAAGAAGAAACAATTAGT ATTCTACAAGCCAAGATCCGCCGGTTAGAACATCTCCTTCATCTCAAAGACATCAGGATAGACGATTTGACGTGCCGACTCGAACAGCTCCGGCCGACAAATCAACATCTAGGAAGTCCTACAGCAGTGCGGAAAAAGGCGTCAAATTACGGAGGAAATAACTGA
- the LOC135489846 gene encoding sperm flagellar protein 1-like isoform X2 — MEAVDDEVLEDLYTWVDEIPLSRPKRNITRDFSDGVLVAETMKHFFPKLVELHNYPAANSTEAKVTNWKLLNRKVLKKLNMELSEDVIRSIATNKPSTVERVLLIMRSKIDKILLSERNRQVGKGQYSDRPEADQGREMDGYLHQHHQSQHDQGSVSGQHARVSPNTKMPQPGARGLGQPEYYQYRDEPNVIGSSHSQPHKFIAGPSKMSHPHHHVTPRANITKAQATSYTSDFVPRLIFEEKSQECLAKEETISILQAKIRRLEHLLHLKDIRIDDLTCRLEQLRPTNQHLGSPTAVRKKASNYGGNN, encoded by the exons ATGGAGGCGGTGGATGATGAAGTCCTTGAGGACCTGTACACTTGGGTTGATGAAATTCCCCTGTCCAGGCCAAAAAGGAACATCACCAGAGATTTCTCTGATGGGG TTCTTGTCGCAGAAACAATGAAACACTTCTTCCCCAAACTGGTTGAACTTCATAATTACCCAGCTGCTAATTCCACGGAAGCAAAAGTCACTAATTGGAAATTGTTAAACAG aaaagtattaaagaagTTAAATATGGAACTCTCAGAGGATGTGATACGAAGCATTGCCACAAATAAGCCCTCCACAGTTGAACGTGTCTTACTCATTATGCGATCAAAGATTGACAAGATTCTCCTGTCCGAGCGGAATCGGCAGGTCGGCAAAGGGCAATACAGCGACCGACCAGAGGCGGACCAGGGACGAGAGATGGATGGGTATTtgcatcaacatcatcagtcacAGCATGACCAAG GATCAGTATCAGGCCAACACGCTAGAGTCAGTCCAAATACCAAGATGCCACAGCCGGGAGCTCGAGGACTTGG TCAGCCAGAATATTATCAATATCGCGATGAGCCAAATGT GATCGGATCAAGCCACAGTCAACCTCATAAGTTTATTGCTGGTCCAAGTAAAATGTCGCATCCACATCATCATGTAACTCCGAG AGCAAACATTACAAAGGCCCAGGCTACGTCATACACATCTGATTTCGTCCCTAGGTTGATATTTGAGGAGAAGTCACAGGAATGTCTCGCCAAAGAAGAAACAATTAGT ATTCTACAAGCCAAGATCCGCCGGTTAGAACATCTCCTTCATCTCAAAGACATCAGGATAGACGATTTGACGTGCCGACTCGAACAGCTCCGGCCGACAAATCAACATCTAGGAAGTCCTACAGCAGTGCGGAAAAAGGCGTCAAATTACGGAGGAAATAACTGA
- the LOC135489847 gene encoding BRCA2 and CDKN1A-interacting protein-like: protein MSAPMKKRAVHDEMKKLEKEGDLSDSEQDIDPSSDDEKDEDSNEFEGKEIQVDFEARVAQDSDFHGIKQLLKQLLLKADIDMGELVNYVISNNNVGSVLKQVDDIPDDDDNGDDDDATIEPVFGLTSVVDLSKDSTCSKQLKSLLLERCKECNSKKLADFRAMFDSKQIGFIVNERFINLPPQVSVPLFTSLKKEIEAANKKKSKQYDLYLMIAKTYKMKEVGNNAKSKGNKNEDLTYVNQEEEFIQQEAMLTFDYCVTKEHDSAVGGSWDEDDEEMDAYRTVMVFPAERLDNIVTRLTEVFS from the exons ATGTCTGCGCCCATGAAAAAGCGAGCGGTGCACGATGAGATGAAAAAACTAGAAAAAGAAGGCGATTTAAGTGATAGTGAGCAGGATATCGATCCATCTTCGGATGACGAAAAAGATGAAGACTCAAATGAATTCGAGGGCAAG GAGATCCAAGTTGATTTTGAGGCACGTGTTGCTCAGGACAGTGACTTTCATGGAATCAAGCAGCTGCTGAAACAGTTATTACTGAAGGCCGATATTGATATGGGCGAGCTGGTCAATTACGTTATCTCAAACAATAATGTTGGCAGCGTTCTGAAG CAAGTTGATGAtattcctgatgatgatgataatggtgatgatgatgatgcaaccATTGAGCCTGTCTTTGGCCTCACGTCTGTGGTCGATCTTTCAAAG GACAGTACGTGTTCAAAACAACTCAAATCGTTACTCTTGGAAAGGTGTAAAGAGTGCAACAGCAAGAAGTTAGCCGACTTCAGGGCCATGTTCGACAGCAAGCAGATCGGTTTCATTGTGAACGAACGATTCATCAATCTGCCACCACAAGTATCAGTGCCACTCTTCACATCACTAAA GAAAGAAATTGAAGCTGCAAACAAGAAGAAGTCGAAGCAGTATGATCTGTATCTGATGATCGCCAAGACATATAAAATGAAGGAAGTGGGAAATAACGCAAAATCTAAAGGCAACAAGAACGAGGATTTAACATATGTCAACCAGGAGGAGGAGTTCATTCAACAG GAGGCCATGTTAACATTTGACTATTGTGTGACCAAAGAGCACGACTCTGCCGTAGGTGGGTCATgggatgaagatgatgaagaaatgGATGCCTATAGAACAGTCATGGTTTTCCCAGCGGAAAGGCTCGATAATATTGTCACGAGACTGACAGAGGTCTTCTCTTAG